The segment GCTACAATATCACCGGTAATTTTATCAATACCCCTGCTTTTCATAGCCATTGCCCAGGACTCAGGAACGGCAGTGAGATTACCATTGTAAAACCTACCTGATATATTAGGATCTCCACTCCCCCTGATAATGACATCTCCTTTTAGTTTTCCCGAGTCAGTTATCTTCCCATTGGTTTCTATGCTTGTTCTGTATTCAAAATCCGGCCCAAGATATTCCAGTGCAGCGGCTGTGGTGAGAAGCTTCATATTTGAAGCAACCCGAAATAAGTCATCACTGCGGTAATCAAACAACGATATATTATCTTTCATAGATACGACATGTATTCCATATGATGCATTTTTCAGGGATGGATGTGCTAATACGGATTCAATACGATCATATAACTTATTTGGCCGGACAATATCCGCATACAAAGGCCGTGCAAAAAGACTATAAGAAAGGGTGATGAATACAATAATCCATAGCGTGGCACAGCTACGACCGGGAAGATTTTCACCCCGGAGAGGATGAAGCATCCGAAGAAAGAAATTGTGGGAAAAGCAAGATTTTACAAACTTGCGATACAGATCACCACATGAAGATAAATTTCGTATAGGGAGGAAAAATTTCATTTCCTGGTCTTAGGATATGTTTTCGTTTTCTTTGGTACGGCAGCAACATTAAAACGTGATTCAAGTAAATTTTCAACGCTCTGGAGAAGGAAATTTACTTCCTCCAGAGGTTTACCAATAAAGATATTAGCACCAGCCCTCATAGCAGAAGATTCAATGCGTTTCGACTTCTGATCGCAAATCATCGCAACCATTAAGCCCGGATGCTGTTTTTTTATCTCCTGCAAAATTTCAATACCCTGATTCTCCTGAAAAGAAGTGCTTATCACTAAAAGATCCATATTCCTTTCCTGGAGGATCGCCAAGGCCACCTGCTTATTGAGAGCAACCTCCGTCTCATAACCACGATCTTCCAATAAATCCCTTAATGTATCAACTAATTGCCTCTCATCCTCTACAATCAATATCCTTGCAGAAGGCATATTCCTCCTTTCGTTATTTTTCATAAATTATTGTGCAAGGTTGTTGTATATAAAACGTATATTTACGTTTATTTCGCTGCAATATAGAGAATGAAACCGTATTCCTGGGATTTAAAGTTAACGCATAGCTCTTTGAATAGACCTTTCAACAATACGTTTCTTAATATCTTCACGTTTATCAATCTTCGACTTTCCTCTCACAAGCGCTAACTCGATCTTAATAAAACCTTCTTTCATATACATAGACAAAGGGACCATTGTATAACCCTTTTGTTTTATCCGTCCGGCAATTTTATTGATCTCTTTTTTATGTAAAAGCAGCTTCCTGGCCCTTCCAGGTTCGTGATTTTGTCTGTTTCCCTGTTTGTAGAGCCCAACATGCATATTATGGATAAAAATTTCCCCCTTCTCAAGAAGGGC is part of the Candidatus Jettenia sp. AMX2 genome and harbors:
- the smpB gene encoding SsrA-binding protein SmpB, encoding MEIIAKNRKAFFEYEIIEKVEAGIVLTGTEVKSIRNRDVSINESFALLEKGEIFIHNMHVGLYKQGNRQNHEPGRARKLLLHKKEINKIAGRIKQKGYTMVPLSMYMKEGFIKIELALVRGKSKIDKREDIKKRIVERSIQRAMR
- a CDS encoding response regulator, whose product is MKNNERRNMPSARILIVEDERQLVDTLRDLLEDRGYETEVALNKQVALAILQERNMDLLVISTSFQENQGIEILQEIKKQHPGLMVAMICDQKSKRIESSAMRAGANIFIGKPLEEVNFLLQSVENLLESRFNVAAVPKKTKTYPKTRK